A genomic stretch from Spirochaetota bacterium includes:
- a CDS encoding glucose-6-phosphate isomerase produces MIRFDYNYFMKENIGSEHGISQEEIDSIKAKSDDALKRMDREKGEGALGFLEIPFDEDIIKRVKEYRSSIGDRFRTIAIIGIGGSALGPQALKNSLSHLYLNELSEEDRDGRYKVYFFDNVDPYEIIYMKDILNFKKTLFIVISKSGGTTETNANFAILKEFLKEDVGSKYQDHIVAITDPEKGILRKISIEEGFMTFPIPSNVGGRFSILSSVGLVMAEFIGIDIKRLMQGARNAISQFYGKQLQDNIPLLNATFHYLFDQRKSKRINVLIPYTRKLYLFADWYRQLWAESLGKNRDINDNIVEVGLTPIPALGTIDQHSQLQLYLEGPNDKVFTFLKIEDFEIDVTIPEFYKGMPEVDYLSHKSLRELNRFEESATELVLKETSRPNASLILPKLQAEEIGELIMILEMQTSYAGYLYNINPFNQPAVEQGKRITWGLLKRPGYEDIEDQFKKRFIKSDKYIL; encoded by the coding sequence ATGATTAGATTCGACTATAACTACTTTATGAAAGAGAATATTGGAAGTGAACATGGCATCTCACAGGAAGAGATAGATTCAATAAAGGCCAAATCTGATGATGCACTGAAAAGGATGGATAGAGAAAAAGGTGAAGGGGCATTGGGATTTCTTGAAATCCCCTTTGATGAAGACATTATTAAAAGAGTGAAAGAATACAGATCGAGCATTGGTGATAGGTTTCGTACAATAGCCATAATCGGTATTGGAGGCTCAGCATTAGGTCCTCAGGCCCTAAAAAACTCTCTGTCTCATCTGTATTTGAATGAACTTAGCGAAGAAGATAGAGATGGAAGGTATAAGGTCTACTTCTTTGACAATGTTGATCCCTATGAAATTATCTATATGAAAGATATTCTAAATTTTAAGAAGACTCTATTTATTGTAATATCCAAGTCAGGGGGGACTACTGAGACTAATGCTAATTTTGCAATTTTAAAGGAGTTCTTAAAAGAGGATGTTGGCAGCAAATATCAGGATCATATTGTTGCGATAACTGATCCAGAAAAAGGTATTTTAAGAAAGATATCCATCGAAGAGGGATTTATGACCTTTCCAATCCCTTCTAATGTAGGTGGAAGATTTTCAATTCTATCTTCAGTTGGCCTTGTTATGGCAGAGTTTATTGGGATTGATATAAAAAGGCTCATGCAGGGTGCAAGAAATGCCATTTCACAATTTTACGGCAAGCAACTTCAAGATAATATTCCGCTTCTAAACGCAACCTTTCACTATCTCTTTGATCAACGGAAAAGCAAGAGGATAAATGTACTTATACCCTACACAAGGAAGCTCTATCTCTTTGCTGATTGGTATAGACAACTTTGGGCCGAGTCTCTCGGGAAAAATCGGGATATAAACGACAATATAGTTGAAGTGGGTTTAACACCAATACCGGCCCTGGGTACAATTGATCAGCATTCCCAATTACAGCTCTATCTTGAGGGACCGAATGATAAGGTATTTACATTCCTTAAAATTGAAGATTTCGAAATTGATGTTACAATACCAGAATTCTATAAGGGAATGCCTGAGGTTGATTATCTATCACATAAAAGTTTAAGAGAGTTGAATAGATTTGAAGAATCAGCTACCGAACTTGTGTTAAAAGAAACATCAAGGCCTAATGCCTCATTAATCCTTCCCAAACTTCAAGCAGAGGAGATAGGAGAATTAATAATGATATTGGAGATGCAGACTTCTTATGCTGGTTATCTATACAATATCAACCCATTTAATCAACCAGCTGTCGAACAAGGGAAAAGGATCACCTGGGGACTCCTGAAGAGACCTGGTTATGAGGATATTGAAGATCAGTTCAAGAAAAGATTTATTAAATCGGACAAATATATTCTATGA
- a CDS encoding EI24 domain-containing protein, which yields MKLKDILIKEKGYNKPAETLVKGIASFFRALQMTRDQKGLKKYFIIPFILNLALLSTIIYFSYIFIYPEILNILPQGDIWYLEIIRWLISPIIFLILAFIIVFIYSITGSIITAPFNDPLSSKVEALMTMTTFKEKNTLSKLFSDIVRTVKNILKLLILLTLVNIIIFLLNFVPVAGSIIYSILSFMSVLFFWGFSFIEIPLDKREFLFRDKLKIAWEYKFMTMGLGLGFSIVSLIPILGFLGLNLGTIGATMLFIENIQPRLQREIRENRGEEFLITGHTY from the coding sequence ATGAAACTTAAGGATATTTTAATTAAAGAGAAGGGTTATAATAAACCAGCAGAAACCCTTGTGAAGGGTATAGCCTCATTCTTTCGTGCATTACAAATGACAAGGGATCAAAAGGGCTTAAAGAAATACTTCATTATCCCCTTTATTTTGAATTTAGCATTGCTCTCCACTATTATTTATTTTTCATATATATTCATCTACCCGGAAATTCTAAATATTTTACCACAAGGCGACATATGGTATCTGGAGATAATTCGATGGTTAATATCACCTATCATCTTCCTTATACTTGCCTTTATTATTGTTTTTATTTATTCCATTACCGGAAGTATCATCACTGCGCCATTTAACGATCCATTATCCTCAAAAGTTGAGGCATTGATGACCATGACCACTTTTAAAGAAAAAAATACTCTCTCTAAACTCTTCTCTGACATCGTTCGAACCGTAAAAAATATACTAAAACTTCTTATATTATTAACACTTGTAAATATCATTATATTCTTGCTTAATTTTGTTCCTGTTGCAGGAAGCATAATCTACTCAATTTTGAGTTTCATGAGTGTCTTATTCTTTTGGGGCTTTTCCTTTATAGAAATTCCACTCGATAAAAGAGAATTTCTATTCAGAGATAAACTAAAGATAGCTTGGGAGTATAAGTTTATGACAATGGGTTTAGGTCTTGGTTTTTCGATCGTTTCTTTAATCCCCATATTAGGATTCCTAGGACTAAATCTTGGAACAATTGGCGCAACTATGCTTTTTATTGAAAACATTCAACCAAGATTACAAAGAGAGATACGAGAAAATCGTGGAGAAGAATTCTTAATAACTGGTCATACATACTAA